One Jeotgalibaca porci genomic region harbors:
- a CDS encoding helix-turn-helix domain-containing protein, with product MGQDLEINFNDYMTIYEIAEEKFNKKPNNYYFIYKLEESISKLPAECKISKVEFREKYYVEKYDKNIKNLYLKEDVKRFFRNYVPKASLKAKLKKVVSDATIHKYYKKLNPTEIILGGNLDVFVSIEIAQELTEIINTVAGKGQWGWRTHTFEKYKNQHNYLSLDEVMKKLNCSYATTQRLIKEKLLFVSDKYGDRMLFEKEHVFELFSEQARLIEKYSNNYYTAKQIQAKYSNAFAQYIKGGEDKVRIKVTKVDPPLLLISHFGVQMKLYEKNEIDNLWADYKLYLDMNSMSIEDPFEDFLFKVEQVLNIKFTKTQQNTKLLWYQYVEKYLLRTRMSDKNRITFLTNQFARCTEIIFTTFNKEIYSYSGKEINSKFLNDTPNIRRSYQGDFYYFLKQMLETFTMEGLPLPYSVDELNDPRTFKRIKEVATDIYSLEEYHELYKYTNRVGFHKEKAIQDVTELIQSMNYTKYKRYDSCWLYILVQLTNNWRHSTVLSQIPRIDLSTTSIENLEWLKRNDPSVEDANNIIYQISRYVTKINKTDVSAEGIFTIGEPLKVAFATAISICEFRRRATLDSSSTLIDLSGHLVKKYNPHKDFFSEFTNGFKFENRKMNRTLNTLIWSVLRHMGKGLKESQVSRSHLQDQTTINHYIKLSNEQVKNLVDELFERNQFGFVTQTLTNILFGTETNKSIETERMLEVNKQFGDVFKIEATAGLINRITTEREHVLKYLAEFDMEGLRALFYQSLTGSLPSKQRYHQCIYAECKYENEYGERPSCDTCAASMINVYALENIMDNYIFMMEKIAKEFDSATIGEKQKLANQFFLLHNVVDQARSRFGREVVDGFVEGNTERIKNLGLDLSTKGLKSFRTSGILGG from the coding sequence TTGGGTCAGGACTTAGAAATTAACTTTAACGATTACATGACAATCTACGAGATAGCCGAAGAGAAGTTTAATAAGAAGCCCAATAATTACTATTTTATTTACAAATTAGAAGAATCCATATCAAAATTACCAGCTGAATGTAAGATTTCAAAGGTCGAATTCAGAGAAAAATATTACGTTGAAAAATATGATAAAAATATTAAAAACTTATATTTGAAAGAAGATGTAAAACGTTTTTTTAGAAATTATGTACCAAAGGCATCTCTCAAGGCAAAACTAAAAAAAGTTGTTAGCGACGCTACAATTCACAAATATTATAAAAAACTAAACCCAACTGAAATTATACTTGGTGGAAATTTAGATGTTTTTGTTTCAATAGAAATAGCACAAGAACTAACTGAGATAATAAACACAGTGGCAGGCAAGGGACAATGGGGGTGGAGAACTCATACTTTCGAAAAATATAAAAATCAACACAACTATTTGTCACTTGATGAGGTTATGAAAAAATTAAATTGTTCTTATGCGACTACTCAAAGGTTAATTAAAGAAAAGTTGTTATTCGTGTCAGATAAATATGGAGACAGAATGCTTTTTGAAAAAGAGCACGTATTCGAATTGTTTTCTGAACAAGCAAGGCTTATTGAAAAATATAGCAACAATTATTACACAGCGAAGCAAATTCAAGCGAAATATAGTAATGCTTTTGCGCAATATATAAAAGGCGGAGAAGATAAGGTTCGAATAAAGGTAACAAAAGTTGATCCCCCACTGCTATTAATCTCACACTTTGGTGTTCAAATGAAACTCTATGAAAAAAACGAAATTGATAATCTATGGGCGGATTATAAGCTTTATTTGGATATGAATTCTATGTCGATAGAAGATCCTTTTGAAGATTTTCTTTTCAAAGTTGAGCAAGTGTTAAATATTAAATTTACAAAAACTCAGCAAAACACAAAATTATTATGGTATCAGTATGTTGAAAAATACCTTCTTAGGACTAGGATGTCTGATAAGAATAGAATTACATTTCTAACTAATCAATTTGCCAGATGTACGGAAATAATATTCACTACTTTTAATAAAGAAATATACTCCTATTCTGGAAAAGAAATCAATAGTAAATTTCTTAACGATACACCTAATATTAGAAGAAGTTATCAAGGGGATTTCTATTATTTCTTAAAACAAATGCTTGAAACTTTTACTATGGAAGGATTACCTTTACCGTATAGCGTAGATGAATTAAATGACCCAAGAACCTTTAAAAGAATTAAGGAAGTAGCCACGGATATTTATTCTTTAGAGGAATATCATGAGCTATACAAATATACCAATCGTGTAGGATTTCATAAAGAGAAAGCAATACAAGATGTTACTGAGTTAATCCAAAGCATGAATTATACAAAGTATAAACGATACGACAGTTGCTGGTTATATATTCTAGTTCAATTAACAAATAATTGGAGACATAGTACCGTACTATCACAAATTCCAAGAATTGATCTATCAACTACCTCAATTGAAAACTTGGAGTGGTTAAAGAGAAATGATCCTTCGGTGGAGGATGCAAACAATATCATTTATCAAATTAGCAGGTATGTAACAAAAATAAATAAAACAGATGTAAGTGCTGAAGGAATATTTACTATTGGTGAGCCACTCAAAGTTGCTTTTGCAACTGCGATAAGTATTTGTGAGTTTCGTAGAAGAGCAACATTGGATAGTAGTTCTACCTTAATAGATTTATCAGGTCATTTAGTGAAAAAATATAATCCACATAAAGATTTCTTTTCAGAGTTTACTAATGGATTTAAATTTGAAAACAGAAAGATGAATAGAACTCTTAACACTCTAATCTGGTCAGTGCTTAGACATATGGGGAAAGGGTTAAAAGAATCACAAGTATCAAGAAGCCACTTGCAAGATCAAACAACCATTAACCATTATATTAAGCTATCTAACGAACAAGTGAAGAATCTTGTGGATGAATTGTTTGAAAGAAATCAATTTGGATTTGTAACACAAACCTTAACGAATATACTTTTTGGCACTGAAACAAACAAAAGTATCGAAACGGAAAGAATGTTAGAGGTAAATAAGCAATTCGGTGATGTTTTTAAAATTGAAGCGACCGCAGGATTAATTAACAGAATCACAACAGAAAGGGAGCATGTATTAAAATACCTCGCAGAGTTTGATATGGAAGGACTTCGTGCCCTTTTTTACCAATCCCTAACAGGATCGCTTCCTTCAAAACAGAGATACCATCAATGTATCTATGCTGAATGTAAATATGAGAATGAATACGGTGAAAGACCATCGTGTGATACTTGTGCAGCATCAATGATTAATGTGTATGCGCTAGAAAATATAATGGACAATTATATCTTTATGATGGAAAAAATAGCAAAAGAGTTTGATAGTGCAACCATCGGAGAAAAACAGAAGCTTGCAAACCAGTTTTTTCTACTGCATAACGTTGTTGATCAAGCAAGAAGTAGATTTGGCAGAGAGGTTGTAGATGGATTTGTAGAAGGAAATACCGAGCGAATAAAGAACTTAGGTCTAGATTTATCAACAAAAGGACTAAAGAGTTTTAGAACTTCAGGAATACTAGGGGGGTGA
- a CDS encoding sensor histidine kinase has translation MATVFFLDVNINFTWGTFLYAFALCTIVLIGFLVFRYQQNVRAIHNIDHEAFDRLSLEAEQMQQLMDEMRKEHIREMNAVQEKQKEHYDFIVSWFHEIKTPIAVLHLIQQTDIDANSLREEIEKIENYVDQALYYAKLDSFNQDYSIGSCDMIGIVKDTVRDHSKTFISKKVRILLPSESMSVQSDSKWLKFIVNQLLTNSLKYTDNSGEILIGTNETPQEKQLIIRDNGIGITPQELPRIFNRGFTGETGRTYSKSTGMGLYLAQQLSNKLGHYITCTSEVSSYTEFIIHFPKDDDPFLFMNKEKQ, from the coding sequence ATGGCTACTGTGTTTTTCCTTGATGTTAATATAAATTTCACTTGGGGAACCTTTTTATATGCCTTTGCTTTATGCACGATTGTATTGATTGGATTTTTAGTATTTCGCTATCAACAAAATGTACGAGCAATCCACAATATTGATCATGAGGCATTTGACAGATTATCTCTAGAAGCTGAGCAGATGCAACAATTAATGGATGAGATGAGAAAAGAGCATATACGAGAAATGAATGCTGTTCAAGAGAAACAAAAAGAACATTATGATTTTATTGTTTCTTGGTTTCATGAAATCAAAACGCCAATTGCTGTCCTCCATTTAATCCAACAAACGGATATAGATGCGAATAGTTTAAGGGAAGAAATCGAGAAAATTGAAAATTATGTTGATCAAGCTCTTTATTATGCTAAATTAGATAGTTTTAATCAAGATTATAGTATAGGGAGTTGCGATATGATTGGCATTGTGAAAGATACGGTGAGAGACCATTCCAAAACTTTTATTTCTAAAAAAGTTCGAATCCTCTTGCCCTCTGAATCGATGAGCGTACAAAGTGATTCTAAATGGTTGAAATTTATAGTAAATCAACTTTTAACCAATAGCTTGAAGTATACGGACAACAGTGGAGAAATTTTGATTGGTACCAATGAAACCCCACAAGAAAAACAACTCATCATCCGAGATAATGGGATCGGAATTACACCACAAGAGCTACCAAGAATATTTAACCGAGGATTTACAGGTGAAACGGGGCGAACATACTCTAAATCAACAGGGATGGGCCTATATTTAGCACAACAATTATCCAATAAACTTGGTCACTATATTACTTGTACATCTGAAGTTAGTTCCTACACAGAATTTATTATCCATTTTCCAAAAGATGATGATCCTTTTTTGTTTATGAATAAGGAAAAGCAATGA
- a CDS encoding ABC transporter permease, producing the protein MKLLDLSWRNVRRNFRIYSIYLISMIIGVVIQFTFSSLIFNEDVLAALENEENFQVGLIAASIVVFLFIIFFILYANTFFMNQRKKEFGMYLLYGMSERQIALMVFVETFILSSISLVIGILTGGLLSKFSGMLLMNLMQYDEVISFTFPLEAIGATIVLFIILTGIISIQSYFSVRRIQLVELFHSGTNLEKLQPASKLLALLSILLLGMAFFLISRDGTSIVWEDYRLASIIVMAIGLVGGTYLFFRQFSGWLLEIVSRGRKYNEGNRVLWTSSLRFSIRGNALNLTSISLFSAAIIILVGFVAINYAVQLDGSTKNFPNDIAFESQDEHIQHQIETLIHESNHPVITHETIEGILVNPVTNRDVAFEQSDYLTEDILLFSETQFNDIVALRGDDQEVNLHGQEAIVLSKIDTPKQFTQDDQSEFTVKVGDESTFHLIERKDYALLGPASNLSNTNVFLHLAIFIISDEAYATIQNSQNTQMYELYQIENAKDASALSAQIQAIVSQSPDIYYSAFADGYAIQAESSALLLFTAAFLAVIAVFALGSIIYFKQLREATDEQKQYAILRKIGVSNTEMKKVIRKKLLFVFLPPLILGMLHSLFIMNYSIFEEVRDFPQLTSIMWAILIIYFVIYFLFYVSSTNLYYKIVNQQK; encoded by the coding sequence ATGAAATTATTGGATTTATCGTGGCGCAATGTCAGACGGAATTTTAGAATTTACTCCATCTATCTTATTTCGATGATTATTGGAGTAGTTATTCAATTTACTTTTTCATCTTTAATCTTTAATGAGGATGTTTTAGCTGCATTAGAAAATGAAGAAAATTTTCAGGTAGGGCTTATAGCAGCATCCATTGTGGTGTTTTTATTTATTATTTTTTTCATACTCTACGCTAATACATTTTTTATGAACCAACGTAAAAAGGAATTTGGAATGTATTTGCTTTATGGGATGAGTGAGCGTCAAATTGCTTTGATGGTCTTTGTCGAGACTTTTATTCTTAGTAGTATTTCGCTCGTCATCGGCATTTTAACAGGTGGTCTGCTTTCCAAATTTTCTGGGATGCTTTTAATGAATTTAATGCAGTACGACGAAGTGATTTCATTTACTTTCCCGCTCGAGGCTATCGGGGCGACTATTGTTTTATTCATTATACTAACTGGGATTATTAGTATACAAAGCTACTTCAGTGTACGTCGTATCCAACTGGTAGAATTATTTCATTCAGGAACAAACTTGGAAAAGCTTCAACCAGCTTCTAAGCTGCTTGCCTTATTATCTATTCTGCTATTAGGGATGGCTTTCTTTTTAATTAGTCGGGATGGTACTTCTATCGTCTGGGAAGATTATCGTCTGGCTAGCATAATTGTTATGGCGATAGGACTTGTCGGAGGTACTTATTTATTCTTTCGTCAATTTTCGGGGTGGTTATTAGAAATCGTTAGTCGAGGTAGAAAATATAATGAAGGAAACCGTGTTTTATGGACTTCTTCACTTCGATTTTCCATTCGCGGAAACGCCTTAAATCTTACTTCCATTTCATTATTTAGCGCAGCAATTATCATTTTAGTAGGTTTTGTAGCCATTAATTACGCTGTTCAACTCGATGGGAGTACTAAAAATTTCCCAAATGATATTGCTTTCGAATCTCAGGATGAACATATTCAGCATCAAATTGAAACATTGATTCATGAATCAAACCACCCAGTTATCACTCATGAAACGATTGAAGGGATCTTAGTAAATCCCGTTACAAACAGAGATGTTGCCTTTGAACAATCGGATTATCTCACAGAAGATATCCTTTTATTTTCAGAGACCCAATTTAACGATATAGTTGCCTTACGCGGTGATGACCAGGAAGTTAACCTGCATGGCCAAGAGGCTATTGTTCTTTCAAAAATAGATACACCCAAACAGTTCACACAGGATGATCAATCAGAATTCACAGTAAAAGTAGGAGATGAGTCTACTTTTCACCTTATAGAAAGAAAAGACTATGCACTACTTGGCCCTGCCAGTAATTTGAGTAACACCAATGTTTTTCTTCATCTTGCTATATTCATTATCTCGGATGAAGCGTATGCCACTATACAAAATAGTCAGAATACCCAAATGTATGAACTATACCAAATTGAAAATGCTAAAGATGCGTCAGCTTTATCAGCACAAATACAAGCGATTGTTTCGCAATCACCTGATATCTATTATTCAGCTTTTGCGGACGGCTATGCTATTCAAGCTGAATCTTCAGCATTATTACTGTTTACAGCAGCTTTTCTTGCCGTCATCGCTGTATTTGCTTTAGGAAGCATTATATATTTCAAACAATTACGTGAAGCAACAGACGAACAAAAACAATATGCTATCCTGCGTAAAATTGGTGTTAGTAACACTGAAATGAAAAAAGTCATCCGTAAGAAACTGCTTTTTGTCTTCTTGCCTCCACTTATACTGGGAATGCTGCATAGCTTGTTTATTATGAATTACTCTATATTCGAGGAAGTGAGAGACTTCCCACAGCTCACTTCTATCATGTGGGCAATACTAATTATTTATTTTGTTATCTATTTCTTGTTTTACGTGTCGTCAACCAATCTTTACTATAAGATTGTTAATCAACAAAAGTGA
- a CDS encoding ABC transporter ATP-binding protein yields MNTIIQTKNLSKSYGKTQVLKNIDLAVEEGEFTAIMGPSGSGKTTLMNTLSTIDTFNGGNIWIEGTSLLEVKKKSLREFRQKRMGFIFQDYNLLDTLTVKENILLPLSLQKTHVEEMEKRLSNIIQPLNIESILNHYPSEISGGQKQRTASARAIITNPAIVFADEPTGALDSRSATQLLEQIESLNQTFKTTIMMITHDPYAASYCQRVIFLRDGKIVNELFKGEQTQKEFFDRILTFQSTLGGNRR; encoded by the coding sequence ATGAATACAATTATTCAAACGAAAAACTTATCTAAATCATACGGAAAGACTCAGGTCTTAAAAAATATAGATTTAGCTGTTGAAGAAGGTGAGTTTACCGCAATTATGGGTCCATCTGGATCAGGAAAAACAACATTAATGAATACATTATCCACGATTGACACATTTAATGGCGGGAACATTTGGATTGAAGGGACCTCGCTATTGGAAGTAAAAAAGAAATCATTACGTGAATTTCGTCAAAAGCGGATGGGGTTTATTTTTCAAGACTATAACCTACTAGATACGTTGACAGTAAAGGAAAATATTCTTTTGCCACTCTCATTACAAAAGACACATGTTGAGGAAATGGAGAAACGACTATCCAATATCATTCAACCGCTAAACATTGAATCGATCTTAAATCATTATCCATCTGAAATATCTGGCGGGCAGAAACAGCGTACTGCTTCGGCACGTGCTATTATTACTAACCCAGCGATTGTCTTTGCTGATGAACCTACAGGTGCACTTGACTCTCGCTCTGCAACACAGCTACTGGAACAAATTGAATCACTTAATCAAACATTTAAAACAACGATAATGATGATTACACATGACCCCTATGCTGCAAGTTACTGCCAACGTGTCATTTTTCTACGAGACGGTAAGATTGTAAATGAGCTGTTCAAAGGAGAACAAACCCAAAAGGAATTTTTTGATCGCATCCTCACCTTTCAGAGCACTCTAGGGGGAAATCGCAGATGA
- a CDS encoding helix-turn-helix transcriptional regulator, with protein MTQKELADKVHVSQAQIARVENFSYAPSLKTITKIADGLNLELTFIDKTTKKLVENK; from the coding sequence ATGACGCAAAAAGAATTAGCTGACAAGGTGCATGTATCTCAAGCTCAAATAGCTCGGGTAGAAAATTTTTCTTATGCTCCTTCTCTAAAGACCATTACAAAAATTGCAGATGGTTTAAACTTAGAACTCACATTCATCGACAAAACAACAAAAAAA
- the lnu(G) gene encoding lincosamide nucleotidyltransferase Lnu(G), which produces MLKQKELMARVKELVQSDERISACMMYGSFTKGEGDQYSDIEYYVFLKDDTISTFDSAKWLNEVASYHLLYQNEYGTEVVIFENLIRGEFHFLSESEMNIIPSFKESGYIPDTKAMFIYDETGQLELYLSGLEGSGPNRLTEENVNFLLNNFSNLWLMGINVLKRGEYARSLEILSQLQKNILQLIRIAEENADNWFNMTKNLEKEISPENYEKFKKTTARLNELELYEAYKNSLLLVMEFRNLVEKQYQLTVSNDFFEKLLHYMNE; this is translated from the coding sequence TTGTTAAAACAAAAAGAACTAATGGCAAGGGTTAAGGAACTTGTCCAGTCAGATGAACGAATATCTGCTTGTATGATGTATGGGTCTTTTACAAAAGGAGAGGGAGATCAATACTCTGATATAGAATATTATGTTTTTCTGAAAGATGATACAATTTCCACCTTTGATTCAGCAAAATGGCTAAATGAAGTCGCTTCCTACCATTTACTCTATCAAAATGAGTACGGTACGGAAGTAGTAATTTTTGAAAATCTAATACGTGGTGAATTTCATTTCCTTTCCGAAAGCGAAATGAATATTATTCCTTCATTCAAAGAATCAGGCTACATTCCTGACACAAAAGCAATGTTTATTTATGATGAAACAGGACAATTAGAATTGTATTTATCAGGGTTGGAAGGTTCGGGACCAAATAGACTTACAGAAGAAAACGTAAATTTTTTATTGAATAATTTTTCCAACCTATGGTTAATGGGGATTAATGTTCTTAAAAGAGGGGAATATGCACGTTCACTGGAAATTTTATCTCAATTACAAAAAAATATACTGCAACTCATTCGAATTGCGGAAGAAAATGCCGATAATTGGTTTAATATGACAAAGAATCTTGAAAAAGAAATTAGTCCTGAAAACTATGAAAAGTTTAAAAAGACTACTGCCCGATTAAATGAATTAGAACTATATGAAGCCTATAAGAACTCTTTGCTTCTCGTTATGGAATTTCGAAATCTTGTTGAAAAACAGTATCAGTTAACCGTTAGCAATGATTTTTTCGAAAAACTGTTACATTATATGAATGAATAG
- a CDS encoding type II toxin-antitoxin system RelE/ParE family toxin, which yields MPNRVFFATLEDNQLLLLHQFRKKHKRRPKKKSNKRNVN from the coding sequence ATCCCTAATCGGGTCTTTTTCGCAACGCTAGAAGATAATCAGTTACTTTTATTGCACCAATTTAGAAAAAAACACAAAAGACGCCCAAAAAAGAAATCGAACAAGCGAAACGTGAACTAG
- a CDS encoding response regulator transcription factor, translating into MYKIMMVEDDEKIRRIVSDVLHKWKYDVIEVTNFDQVLTEFEQVQPHLVLLDINLPTLDGFYWCQQIRSVSKVPIIFLSSRNENMDIIMAINMGGDDFVQKPFDLDILVAKVKALLRRNYSYRDEESVQLIHRGLKLNISNSVAEYKGQSAELSRNEFIILQLMMRKIGKIVSRDDLMQALWNEEQFVDDNTLTVNVNRLRRKVASLGLNDFIVTRKGMGYIIE; encoded by the coding sequence ATGTATAAAATTATGATGGTAGAAGATGATGAAAAAATTAGAAGAATCGTTTCCGATGTGCTTCACAAATGGAAGTATGATGTGATTGAGGTTACAAATTTTGACCAAGTGTTAACGGAGTTTGAACAGGTCCAGCCACACTTAGTATTATTGGATATCAATTTACCGACATTGGATGGTTTTTATTGGTGTCAGCAGATTCGTTCAGTTTCCAAAGTCCCTATTATATTTCTTTCTTCTAGAAACGAAAACATGGATATTATTATGGCTATTAATATGGGCGGGGATGACTTTGTGCAAAAACCGTTTGATTTAGATATACTTGTTGCCAAAGTAAAAGCACTTTTACGTAGAAATTATTCCTATCGAGATGAAGAATCTGTACAACTTATCCATCGGGGTTTGAAATTAAATATAAGCAATTCGGTGGCTGAATATAAGGGACAGAGCGCAGAGCTATCTCGCAATGAATTTATTATTTTACAATTAATGATGCGCAAGATTGGGAAAATCGTATCACGAGATGACTTAATGCAGGCATTGTGGAATGAAGAGCAATTTGTTGATGATAACACACTGACAGTAAATGTGAATCGTTTACGTCGAAAGGTTGCTAGTCTTGGGTTGAATGATTTTATAGTTACCCGTAAAGGAATGGGGTATATTATCGAATGA
- a CDS encoding Mph(B) family macrolide 2'-phosphotransferase, with translation MGKEMKQVMEIAKKHNLILKEETIQFNESGLDFQVVFAQDESGTEWVLRLPRREDVMPRTKVEKQALDLVNKYGKSFQAPNWIIYSDELIAYKKLDGVPAGTIDHNIGNYVWEIDINNVPESFHKSLGRVLAEIHSIPSDKAVELDLVVHTPEEARMSMKQRMDAVRAKFGVGENLWNRWQTWVNDDDMWPKKTGLIHGDIHAGHTMIDKDANVTGLIDWTEAKVTDISNDFIFNFKAFGEEGLDALILAYKEAGGYYWPKMKEHIIELDAAYPVSIAEFALVSGIEEYEHMAKEALGVISS, from the coding sequence ATGGGTAAAGAAATGAAACAAGTTATGGAAATAGCTAAAAAACATAATCTAATTTTAAAGGAAGAAACAATACAGTTTAATGAATCCGGACTGGATTTTCAAGTTGTATTTGCCCAAGATGAAAGTGGTACGGAGTGGGTTCTTAGATTGCCTAGGCGGGAAGATGTTATGCCTAGAACAAAGGTAGAAAAACAAGCATTAGATTTGGTTAATAAGTATGGAAAATCTTTTCAGGCGCCAAATTGGATTATTTACTCAGATGAGCTAATAGCTTACAAGAAGCTAGATGGCGTACCAGCAGGAACTATAGATCATAATATAGGGAACTATGTTTGGGAAATAGATATTAACAATGTTCCAGAATCTTTTCACAAGTCTCTTGGAAGAGTGTTAGCAGAGATTCATAGCATACCGAGTGATAAAGCCGTGGAACTTGACTTAGTAGTACACACACCAGAAGAAGCAAGAATGTCAATGAAGCAGCGTATGGATGCGGTAAGAGCAAAGTTTGGTGTAGGTGAGAATCTATGGAACAGATGGCAAACATGGGTGAATGATGACGATATGTGGCCTAAGAAAACTGGTCTGATTCATGGAGATATACATGCCGGACATACCATGATTGATAAAGATGCTAATGTGACCGGATTAATCGACTGGACTGAAGCTAAAGTTACAGACATTTCGAATGACTTTATTTTCAACTTTAAAGCTTTTGGTGAAGAAGGGTTAGATGCCCTAATTCTTGCTTATAAAGAAGCTGGTGGGTATTACTGGCCTAAGATGAAAGAGCATATTATTGAACTTGACGCAGCATACCCAGTTTCAATTGCTGAGTTTGCATTAGTGTCAGGCATCGAGGAATATGAACATATGGCAAAGGAAGCATTGGGAGTGATAAGTTCGTAG
- a CDS encoding TetR/AcrR family transcriptional regulator: MAKFTQLEKERIKKELFEVAYRFFVEKGFKSTSLEDITSSVGIAKSTFYVFFQSKEMLYMELLSHEGEQIENQVWPKVLAAEDIRSAIKIYLDEMALELENKILTQRLIYDLEEYKLVSRKLNPEYVGSENLRSITPLMDFIRSRQDSKEIIDEEPSVIAGVLRAALLIGSQKGDLLEYNYEMIRELLFEAVADRITRSYLV, from the coding sequence ATGGCTAAATTCACACAATTAGAAAAAGAAAGGATTAAAAAAGAATTATTTGAAGTGGCATATCGTTTTTTCGTTGAAAAGGGTTTTAAGAGTACTTCCCTTGAGGATATAACTTCGTCTGTTGGCATTGCGAAGAGTACTTTTTATGTATTTTTCCAATCAAAAGAAATGCTATATATGGAGTTGTTATCACATGAGGGAGAGCAAATTGAAAATCAGGTTTGGCCAAAGGTTTTAGCTGCTGAGGATATACGTTCAGCTATAAAAATATACTTAGATGAGATGGCTTTGGAGCTAGAAAATAAGATTTTAACTCAAAGGCTGATTTACGATCTCGAGGAGTACAAGCTTGTATCAAGAAAGCTAAATCCAGAGTATGTTGGATCAGAGAATCTTAGAAGTATCACCCCTCTTATGGACTTTATCAGGTCACGTCAAGATTCTAAGGAGATTATCGACGAAGAACCAAGCGTAATTGCTGGCGTTTTAAGAGCAGCTTTATTAATAGGCTCACAAAAGGGAGATTTACTGGAATACAATTATGAAATGATTAGGGAGTTATTATTCGAAGCTGTTGCTGATCGAATTACTCGGTCTTATTTGGTCTAG
- a CDS encoding alpha/beta fold hydrolase: MTEKIIRFNDVHICTESFGDINNPTILLIMGATTSMIWWEEEFCKRLSDQGFHVIRYDNRDVGKSITYEYGHPEYTFEDLADDAIQVLDAYKVDKAHIVGMSMGGIITQIVALKHPSRVLTISLVMTSNFDPSLPKKDSKVTEALGELKIKNWQNKDEVIECFIKKSKVLIGSKHIFDEEKIRRLNEEEFDRASNLQSRDNHGIIRGWGSYLSRTAEINAPTLVIHGIEDPIIPYEHGVHLSKIIPNAVLVTLDGSGHELNYNDWDEIINSISKHAANLLPKFLKIR; encoded by the coding sequence ATGACAGAAAAAATAATTCGTTTTAATGATGTTCATATCTGTACTGAGAGTTTTGGAGATATTAATAATCCAACTATCTTGTTAATTATGGGAGCTACTACATCAATGATTTGGTGGGAGGAAGAGTTTTGTAAGAGATTAAGCGATCAAGGGTTTCATGTTATACGCTATGACAATAGGGATGTAGGTAAATCAATTACTTACGAGTATGGCCATCCAGAGTATACTTTTGAGGACTTGGCTGATGATGCAATTCAGGTACTAGATGCGTATAAGGTTGATAAGGCTCATATAGTCGGTATGTCTATGGGAGGGATTATTACGCAGATAGTAGCTCTTAAACACCCAAGCAGGGTGCTTACTATTTCATTGGTTATGACATCAAATTTTGACCCTAGCCTTCCTAAAAAGGATAGTAAAGTAACAGAAGCTTTAGGTGAGCTTAAAATCAAAAATTGGCAAAACAAAGATGAAGTGATAGAGTGCTTTATTAAAAAAAGCAAAGTTCTTATAGGCTCTAAACATATATTTGATGAAGAAAAAATAAGAAGACTGAATGAAGAAGAATTTGATAGGGCTAGTAATTTACAGAGTAGGGATAATCACGGAATTATAAGGGGATGGGGTTCATATTTATCAAGAACTGCTGAAATAAACGCTCCTACATTGGTAATTCACGGAATAGAAGACCCTATTATTCCATACGAGCATGGAGTTCATCTCTCTAAGATTATACCAAATGCTGTATTAGTTACCTTAGATGGTTCTGGACATGAGCTTAACTATAATGATTGGGATGAAATTATTAATTCTATATCAAAGCATGCAGCAAATTTATTACCGAAATTTTTAAAAATTAGATAG